A DNA window from Hevea brasiliensis isolate MT/VB/25A 57/8 chromosome 2, ASM3005281v1, whole genome shotgun sequence contains the following coding sequences:
- the LOC110638905 gene encoding 2-alkenal reductase (NADP(+)-dependent)-like isoform X1 → MASEGEVVSNKQVILKEYVSGLPKESDLQVTTGSIKLKIPEGCNGILVKNLYLSCDPYIRTRMKNLQLKGAYVDSFQPGSPISGYGVAKVLESEHPNFKKGDLIWGITDWEEYSLITEPETLFKIQDKDMPLSYYTGILGMPGVTAYAGFFEICSPKKGEYVFVSAASGAVGQLVGQFAKLSGCYVVGSAGSKEKVDLLKNKFGFDEAFNYKEEQDLNAALQRYFPEGIDIYFENVGGKMLDAVLLNMRIRGRIAVCGMISQYNLDQPEGVYYLANIILKRIRMEGFLVFDYYHLYPKYLEMVLPKIREGKIVYVEDKAEGLESGPAALTGLFVGRNVGKQVVVVADE, encoded by the exons ATGGCAAGTGAAGGTGAAGTGGTGAGCAATAAGCAGGTGATATTGAAGGAGTACGTGAGTGGTTTACCTAAAGAATCAGACCTACAAGTGACCACTGGTAGCATAAAACTGAAGATCCCAGAAGGTTGTAATGGAATTCTTGTCAAGAATCTTTATTTATCATGTGATCCTTACATAAGAACCCGTATGAAAAACCTTCAACTCAAAGGAGCCTACGTTGATTCCTTCCAGCCTGGTTCG CCTATAAGTGGGTATGGAGTTGCTAAAGTTTTAGAATCTGAGCATCCAAACTTCAAGAAAGGAGACTTGATTTGGGGAATCACTGATTGGGAAGAGTACAGTCTGATTACAGAACCTGAGACTTTGTTCAAAATTCAGGACAAAGATATGCCCCTTTCCTATTACACTGGGATTCTTG GTATGCCTGGAGTTACTGCTTATGCAGGGTTTTTTGAGATTTGCTCTCCTAAGAAAGGAGAATATGTCTTTGTTTCAGCAGCTTCTGGTGCAGTAGGTCAGCTTGTTGGGCAATTTGCAAAGCTTTCAGGTTGTTATGTTGTTGGAAGTGCTGGAAGTAAAGAGAAA GTTGATTTGTTGAAGAATAAGTTCGGATTCGATGAGGCTTTCAATTACAAAGAAGAGCAGGATCTGAATGCAGCTTTACAAAG GTACTTTCCCGAAGGAATTGATATTTACTTTGAAAACGTTGGTGGAAAGATGCTTGATGCAGTGCTACTTAACATGAGAATCCGTGGACGCATTGCTGTGTGTGGTATGATCTCACAGTACAACCTAGACCAACCTGAAGGAGTATATTATTTAGCGAATATTATTCTGAAACGTATCAGAATGGAAGGATTTCTGGTTTTTGATTACTATCATCTCTATCCAAAGTACTTGGAAATGGTCCTGCCTAAAATCAGGGAAGGGAAGATTGTATATGTGGAAGACAAAGCTGAAGGGCTAGAGAGTGGTCCAGCAGCCTTGACAGGGCTATTTGTTGGACGTAATGTAGGAAAGCAGGTGGTTGTGGTTGCCGATGAATGA
- the LOC110638905 gene encoding 2-alkenal reductase (NADP(+)-dependent)-like isoform X2, whose amino-acid sequence MASEGEVVSNKQVILKEYVSGLPKESDLQVTTGSIKLKIPEGCNGILVKNLYLSCDPYIRTRMKNLQLKGAYVDSFQPGSPISGYGVAKVLESEHPNFKKGDLIWGITDWEEYSLITEPETLFKIQDKDMPLSYYTGILGMPGVTAYAGFFEICSPKKGEYVFVSAASGAVGQLVGQFAKLSGCYVVGSAGSKEKNKFGFDEAFNYKEEQDLNAALQRYFPEGIDIYFENVGGKMLDAVLLNMRIRGRIAVCGMISQYNLDQPEGVYYLANIILKRIRMEGFLVFDYYHLYPKYLEMVLPKIREGKIVYVEDKAEGLESGPAALTGLFVGRNVGKQVVVVADE is encoded by the exons ATGGCAAGTGAAGGTGAAGTGGTGAGCAATAAGCAGGTGATATTGAAGGAGTACGTGAGTGGTTTACCTAAAGAATCAGACCTACAAGTGACCACTGGTAGCATAAAACTGAAGATCCCAGAAGGTTGTAATGGAATTCTTGTCAAGAATCTTTATTTATCATGTGATCCTTACATAAGAACCCGTATGAAAAACCTTCAACTCAAAGGAGCCTACGTTGATTCCTTCCAGCCTGGTTCG CCTATAAGTGGGTATGGAGTTGCTAAAGTTTTAGAATCTGAGCATCCAAACTTCAAGAAAGGAGACTTGATTTGGGGAATCACTGATTGGGAAGAGTACAGTCTGATTACAGAACCTGAGACTTTGTTCAAAATTCAGGACAAAGATATGCCCCTTTCCTATTACACTGGGATTCTTG GTATGCCTGGAGTTACTGCTTATGCAGGGTTTTTTGAGATTTGCTCTCCTAAGAAAGGAGAATATGTCTTTGTTTCAGCAGCTTCTGGTGCAGTAGGTCAGCTTGTTGGGCAATTTGCAAAGCTTTCAGGTTGTTATGTTGTTGGAAGTGCTGGAAGTAAAGAGAAA AATAAGTTCGGATTCGATGAGGCTTTCAATTACAAAGAAGAGCAGGATCTGAATGCAGCTTTACAAAG GTACTTTCCCGAAGGAATTGATATTTACTTTGAAAACGTTGGTGGAAAGATGCTTGATGCAGTGCTACTTAACATGAGAATCCGTGGACGCATTGCTGTGTGTGGTATGATCTCACAGTACAACCTAGACCAACCTGAAGGAGTATATTATTTAGCGAATATTATTCTGAAACGTATCAGAATGGAAGGATTTCTGGTTTTTGATTACTATCATCTCTATCCAAAGTACTTGGAAATGGTCCTGCCTAAAATCAGGGAAGGGAAGATTGTATATGTGGAAGACAAAGCTGAAGGGCTAGAGAGTGGTCCAGCAGCCTTGACAGGGCTATTTGTTGGACGTAATGTAGGAAAGCAGGTGGTTGTGGTTGCCGATGAATGA
- the LOC110638895 gene encoding 2-alkenal reductase (NADP(+)-dependent)-like: MAGENVVSSKQVICREEITGLPKESDMYIGTSTISLKVPQGLKAVLVKNLYLSCDPYMRGFKDKKKDRLFYSFSADSPVVGYGVAKVVDSGSPEFKEGDLVWGPTKWEEYSLLTNLDTLVKIHHTDVPLSYYNGVLGMPGHSAYVGFYEICAPKKGEYVFISSAYGAIGQIVGQFAKLMGCYVVGSAGSKEKVDILKNKLGFDEAFNYKEEPDLDAALKRYFPEGIDIYFENVGGKMLDAVLLNMRVHGRIAASGMISQYNLERHEGITNLMQIVYKRILMKGFLVFDYNHTYSKFLEHTLPYVREGKIVYMEEVNEGIESGPRALERLFTGQSTGKGIVVVARD; the protein is encoded by the exons ATGGCAGGTGAGAATGTGGTAAGCAGCAAGCAGGTGATTTGTAGAGAGGAAATAACAGGATTGCCAAAAGAATCTGATATGTATATTGGGACTAGTACCATCTCACTCAAGGTTCCACAAGGATTAAAAGCTGTTCTTGTTAAGAATCTTTATTTGTCTTGCGATCCCTACATGCGAGGCTTCAAGGATAAGAAGAAAGATCGCCTTTTCTATTCCTTTTCGGCTGATTCT CCAGTAGTTGGGTATGGAGTGGCAAAAGTTGTGGATTCTGGGAGCCCAGAGTTCAAGGAAGGAGACCTGGTTTGGGGCCCAACAAAATGGGAAGAGTACTCTCTCCTAACAAATCTTGATACCCTTGTTAAAATCCATCACACTGATGTACCTCTTTCCTACTATAATGGAGTTCTTG GAATGCCAGGCCACTCTGCTTATGTTGGGTTCTATGAAATATGTGCTCCTAAGAAAGGAGAATATGTCTTTATCTCATCAGCATATGGTGCTATTGGTCAGATCGTTGGCCAATTTGCAAAGCTTATGGGTTGTTATGTTGTTGGCAGTGCTGGAAGTAAAGAAAAG GTCGATATTCTGAAGAATAAGTTAGGATTTGACGAGGCTTTCAATTACAAGGAAGAGCCCGACTTGGATGCAGCTTTGAAAAG GTATTTCCCAGAGGGCATTGACATATACTTCGAGAACGTGGGGGGCAAAATGCTTGATGCAGTGCTTCTGAATATGAGAGTTCATGGTCGCATTGCTGCCAGTGGAATGATCTCTCAATACAATCTTGAACGCCATGAGGGAATAACCAACTTGATGCAGATTGTTTATAAGCGAATTCTTATGAAAGGATTTCTGGTTTTCGATTACAATCACACATATTCTAAGTTCTTGGAACATACGTTGCCTTATGTCAGAGAAGGAAAGATTGTTTACATGGAAGAAGTAAATGAAGGAATTGAGAGTGGCCCTCGAGCCTTGGAAAGACTTTTTACAGGCCAAAGTACTGGAAAGGGAATAGTTGTTGTTGCTCGTGATTAA
- the LOC110638894 gene encoding LOW QUALITY PROTEIN: probably inactive leucine-rich repeat receptor-like protein kinase At5g48380 (The sequence of the model RefSeq protein was modified relative to this genomic sequence to represent the inferred CDS: deleted 2 bases in 1 codon), translating to MSRAILLNLHIFFLFIFLWSLLCTFLLSKATETDIDCLISIEVSLEDPLGKLTSWDFSNNTEGSICGFIGIDCWRPNENRVFNIRLSGMGLRGQFPRDVGKCTSLTGLDLSNNELQGPIPFDIAERLPYVTSLDLSFNNLSGEIPSSIANCTFLIVLKLNNNRLTGSIPMEIGLLSRLTTFSVANNLLSGPLPTFRDASFTRESFANNSGLCGRPLEPCRRHRWKFDSLKKGFTIGYAISFVLIIVAFIPYDIPPWLKFKTKNKMLKMRRNISQVTELATVDNLPEGGTEILKLEKVVPRLPYRDLSNATNNFSEKNIIGLGKMGILFKATLSSGGFLAVKKLHYAQFLDERFTAELKMLGIMRHINLLPLLGFCINSKERLLVYKYMPNGSLYDWLKLMEDQAKVLEWPLRVKIATGLARGLAWLHQGCNIHIIHLNISSKCVLLDYDFEPKLSNFGEATLDSQNSSCANTEVWEMEFIKEDVYSFGIVLLELITGKDSSKMTSNYSSNSYDRSSNDWVSHILDSNSSNFHDLPDKSLIGQGFDDEIHQVLQIALSCVQSISEQRPTMRQVYEDMKAVRNRYGLTDHSNLSTKPETSTAGYKGKSVEIEIAETN from the exons ATGTCTAGAGCCATTCTGTTAAATTtacatattttttttctatttatattcCTCTGGTCATTGTTGTGTACTTTTCTTCTGAGTAAAGCAACGGAAACTGACATCGATTGCCTGATATCTATTGAAGTTTCCTTGGAAGACCCTCTTGGTAAATTAACCTCATGGGACTTCAGCAACAATACAGAAGGTTCCATCTGTGGATTCATTGGAATTGATTGCTGGCGTCCTAATGAAAACCGCGTCTTTAATATCAGACTTTCTGGCATGGGCCTTAGGGGCCAATTCCCTCGTGATGTTGGAAAGTGTACAAGTTTAACTGGCTTGGACCTTTCCAATAATGAGCTTCAGGGACCAATTCCATTTGACATCGCAGAAAGACTACCGTACGTTACAAGCCTTGATCTATCCTTCAACAATTTATCTGGTGAAATCCCATCTAGTATTGCAAATTGTACATTTCTAATTGTCCTTAAACTCAACAACAATCGTCTTACAGGCAGTATTCCAATGGAAATCGGCCTTCTCTCTCGACTCACGACCTTTAGTGTCGCTAACAATTTATTATCAGGGCCTCTGCCTACCTTCAGAGATGCCAGCTTCACAAGAGAAAGCTTTGCAAACAACTCAGGCCTCTGTGGACGACCTTTAGAACCCTGTAGACGCCATAGATGGAAATTTGATTCGTTAAAGAAGGGATTTACGATTGGTTATGCAATCTCCTTTGTTTTGATCATAGTTGCTTTCATTCCTTATGACATACCTCCTTGGCTGAAGTTCAAGACCAAGAATAAGATGCTGAAGATGAGAAGGAACATTAGTCAAGTGACAGAGTTGGCTACTGTGGATAACCTACCGGAAGGTGGCACAGAG ATTCTAAAGTTGGAGAAGGTGGTCCCAAGGTTGCCTTACAGAGATCTCAGCAATGCAACAAATAATTTTAGTGAAAAGAATATTATCGGGTTGGGAAAGATGGGTATATTGTTCAAGGCAACACTGAGTTCTGGTGGTTTCCTGGCAGTCAAGAAGTTACACTAtgctcaatttcttgatgagcgaTTCACGGCTGAATTGAAGATGCTTGGCATAATGAGACACATCAATTTACTTCCATTGTTGGGATTTTGCATAAATTCAAAGGAAAGGCTTCTAGTTTACAAATATATGCCAAATGGTAGCCTTTATGACTGGCTGAAACTTATGGAAGATCAAGCAAAAGTCCTGGAGTGGCCTTTGAGGGTTAAAATTGCTACTGGGTTGGCAAGAGGCTTGGCATGGCTTCATCAGGGGTGTAATATCCATATAATCCATCTTAATATAAGCTCAAAATGTGTCTTACTTGATTACGATTTTGAGCCTAAGTTATCAAATTTTGGAGAGGCC ACTCTTGATTCCCAAAACAGTTCTTGTGCAAATACTGAAGTTTGGGAAATGGAATTTATCAAGGAGGATGTCTATAGCTTTGGAATTGTGCTTCTTGAGCTGATTACTGGGAAGGATTCATCTAAAATGACTAGTAATTATTCCTCAAACAGCTATGATAGATCTTCAAATGATTGGGTTAGTCATATTCTGGATAGTAATTCTTCCAATTTCCATGATCTACCTGATAAATCTTTGATTGGGCAAGGATTTGATGATGAGATCCATCAGGTTCTTCAGATTGCACTTAGTTGTGTGCAGTCCATTTCAGAGCAAAGACCAACAATGCGTCAGGTATATGAAGATATGAAAGCAGTGAGAAACAGATATGGCCTCACTGATCATTCTAACCTATCAACAAAACCTGAAACTTCCACTGCTGGTTACAAAGGAAAATCTGTTGAAATTGAAATAGCTGAGACAAACTGA